From one Lycium ferocissimum isolate CSIRO_LF1 chromosome 5, AGI_CSIRO_Lferr_CH_V1, whole genome shotgun sequence genomic stretch:
- the LOC132055433 gene encoding probable inactive nicotinamidase At3g16190 isoform X1, whose amino-acid sequence MASENDGKWSKTALVVIDMQKDFIVAGGPMLVKGGEAIVPNVIKTVEVARNRGIPIIWVVREHDSLGRDVELFRRHLYGNGKPKPTSKGSVGAELVDGLVIQEGDYKLVKTRFSAFFNTNLHSYLQGIGITNLVIIGVQTPNCIRQTVFDAVALDYQRVTVILDATAAATPDVHIECLSETTSPPSQGRANIFDMKNVGVATPTLEEWCQS is encoded by the exons ATGGCCTCAGAAAATGATGGTAAATGGAGCAAAACAGCTCTTGTTGTCATAGACATGCAG AAAGATTTTATAGTAGCAGGTGGTCCTATGCTAGTTAAAGGAGGTGAAGCTATTGTTCCAAATGTTATCAAGACTGTTGAGGTTGCAAGAAACCGTGGCATCCCCATTATTTGG GTTGTCCGCGAGCACGACTCATTAGGGAGAGATGTTGAATTGTTTCGCAGGCATTTGTATGGTAATGGGAAACCGAAACCCACATCAAAAGGCAGTGTGGGGGCAGAATTGGTTGATGGGCTTGTTATTCAGGAAGGTGACTACAAATTGGTGAAAACCCGCTTCAGTGCATTTTTCAACACGAACCTTCATTCGTATCTTCAGGGCATTGGCATTACCAACTTGGTCATTATAG gTGTTCAAACTCCAAACTGCATACGGCAGACCGTCTTTGATGCTGTAGCATTGGACTATCAACGCGTGACAGTCATTTTAGATGCCACAGCTGCTGCTACTCCTGATGTACACATTG Agtgtctatcggaaacaacctctccaccttcacaaggtaggg CGAACATATTTGACATGAAAAATGTGGGGGTGGCAACTCCTACGTTAGAAGAATGGTGCCAGTCTTAA
- the LOC132055433 gene encoding probable inactive nicotinamidase At3g16190 isoform X2: MASENDGKWSKTALVVIDMQKDFIVAGGPMLVKGGEAIVPNVIKTVEVARNRGIPIIWVVREHDSLGRDVELFRRHLYGNGKPKPTSKGSVGAELVDGLVIQEGDYKLVKTRFSAFFNTNLHSYLQGIGITNLVIIGVQTPNCIRQTVFDAVALDYQRVTVILDATAAATPDVHIECLSETTSPPSQANIFDMKNVGVATPTLEEWCQS, from the exons ATGGCCTCAGAAAATGATGGTAAATGGAGCAAAACAGCTCTTGTTGTCATAGACATGCAG AAAGATTTTATAGTAGCAGGTGGTCCTATGCTAGTTAAAGGAGGTGAAGCTATTGTTCCAAATGTTATCAAGACTGTTGAGGTTGCAAGAAACCGTGGCATCCCCATTATTTGG GTTGTCCGCGAGCACGACTCATTAGGGAGAGATGTTGAATTGTTTCGCAGGCATTTGTATGGTAATGGGAAACCGAAACCCACATCAAAAGGCAGTGTGGGGGCAGAATTGGTTGATGGGCTTGTTATTCAGGAAGGTGACTACAAATTGGTGAAAACCCGCTTCAGTGCATTTTTCAACACGAACCTTCATTCGTATCTTCAGGGCATTGGCATTACCAACTTGGTCATTATAG gTGTTCAAACTCCAAACTGCATACGGCAGACCGTCTTTGATGCTGTAGCATTGGACTATCAACGCGTGACAGTCATTTTAGATGCCACAGCTGCTGCTACTCCTGATGTACACATTG Agtgtctatcggaaacaacctctccaccttcacaag CGAACATATTTGACATGAAAAATGTGGGGGTGGCAACTCCTACGTTAGAAGAATGGTGCCAGTCTTAA
- the LOC132055433 gene encoding probable inactive nicotinamidase At3g16190 isoform X3, which produces MASENDGKWSKTALVVIDMQKDFIVAGGPMLVKGGEAIVPNVIKTVEVARNRGIPIIWVVREHDSLGRDVELFRRHLYGNGKPKPTSKGSVGAELVDGLVIQEGDYKLVKTRFSAFFNTNLHSYLQGIGITNLVIIGVQTPNCIRQTVFDAVALDYQRVTVILDATAAATPDVHIANIFDMKNVGVATPTLEEWCQS; this is translated from the exons ATGGCCTCAGAAAATGATGGTAAATGGAGCAAAACAGCTCTTGTTGTCATAGACATGCAG AAAGATTTTATAGTAGCAGGTGGTCCTATGCTAGTTAAAGGAGGTGAAGCTATTGTTCCAAATGTTATCAAGACTGTTGAGGTTGCAAGAAACCGTGGCATCCCCATTATTTGG GTTGTCCGCGAGCACGACTCATTAGGGAGAGATGTTGAATTGTTTCGCAGGCATTTGTATGGTAATGGGAAACCGAAACCCACATCAAAAGGCAGTGTGGGGGCAGAATTGGTTGATGGGCTTGTTATTCAGGAAGGTGACTACAAATTGGTGAAAACCCGCTTCAGTGCATTTTTCAACACGAACCTTCATTCGTATCTTCAGGGCATTGGCATTACCAACTTGGTCATTATAG gTGTTCAAACTCCAAACTGCATACGGCAGACCGTCTTTGATGCTGTAGCATTGGACTATCAACGCGTGACAGTCATTTTAGATGCCACAGCTGCTGCTACTCCTGATGTACACATTG CGAACATATTTGACATGAAAAATGTGGGGGTGGCAACTCCTACGTTAGAAGAATGGTGCCAGTCTTAA
- the LOC132055434 gene encoding transcription factor bHLH68-like isoform X1: MMAGNPSNNWWNMMMNGSMHPHESHEHHQLSSSSSSSSTQHFYGSSSFLADNPRQDFPRTWSQLLLAGLSGDQEKSSMSHFHHQYKKLDNWEEIQNLNSIHNNNNIPCSSFRVPVVDVKPEVGQLLYGNYQDLPATSSPASSCVTTNLRHDNFNFSAGNKITSNKVEAKHQRQDHSSECNSTSSGGMTKKARVQHSSAQPSLKVRKEKLGDRITALHQLVSPFGKTDTASVLSEAIGYIRFLQTQIDALSSPYMGNNVAGSIGHTHQQSDSQHRVKDLKSRGLCLVPISCTQHVASDNTVGDYWAPALGGGYL; encoded by the exons ATGATGGCTGGAAACCCTAGTAATAACTGGTGGAACATGATGATGAATGGAAGCATGCATCCACATGAATCTCATGAGCATCATcagctttcttcttcttcgtcgTCTTCTTCGACTCAACATTTTTATGGATCTTCAAGTTTTTTGGCTGATAATCCACGTCAAGATTTCCCTCGCACATGGAGCCAACTACTTCT GGCTGGATTATCTGgtgatcaagaaaaatctaGCAtgagtcattttcatcatcagTATAAGAAGCTGGATAACTGGGAAGAAATCCAAAATTTGAATTCcatccataataataataatattccaTGTTCAAGTTTTAGGGTTCCTGTTGTTGATGTAAAACCAGAAGTGGGCCAACTACTGTACGGTAATTACCAAGATTTGCCAGCAACTTCATCACCAGCTAGCTCTTGTGTCACCACTAATTTACGCCATGATAATTTCAACTTCTCAGCTGGTAATAAAATTACCAGTAACAAAGTGGAAGCTAAGCATCAACGTCAAGATCATTCATCTGAG TGTAACAGCACAAGCAGTGGTGGGATGACTAAGAAGGCTAGAGTTCAACATTCCTCAGCTCAGCCATCTCTCAAG GTGAGAAAAGAGAAGCTAGGGGATAGGATAACAGCACTGCACCAACTTGTTTCTCCATTTGGAAAG ACTGACACGGCCTCCGTCTTGTCAGAAGCCATCGGCTACATCAGATTCCTTCAGACTCAAATTGAT GCATTGAGCTCTCCATACATGGGCAATAATGTAGCAGGAAGCATTGGTCACACTCACCAGCAATCT GATTCTCAACATAGAGTGAAGGATTTGAAGAGCAGAGGACTGTGTTTGGTTCCTATATCTTGTACACAACATGTTGCAAGTGACAATACTGTTGGAGATTACTGGGCCCCAGCACTAGGAGGAGGATATTTATAA
- the LOC132055434 gene encoding transcription factor bHLH68-like isoform X2, which translates to MMAGNPSNNWWNMMMNGSMHPHESHEHHQLSSSSSSSSTQHFYGSSSFLADNPRQDFPRTWSQLLLAGLSGDQEKSSMSHFHHQYKKLDNWEEIQNLNSIHNNNNIPCSSFRVPVVDVKPEVGQLLYGNYQDLPATSSPASSCVTTNLRHDNFNFSAGNKITSNKVEAKHQRQDHSSECNSTSSGGMTKKARVQHSSAQPSLKVRKEKLGDRITALHQLVSPFGKALSSPYMGNNVAGSIGHTHQQSDSQHRVKDLKSRGLCLVPISCTQHVASDNTVGDYWAPALGGGYL; encoded by the exons ATGATGGCTGGAAACCCTAGTAATAACTGGTGGAACATGATGATGAATGGAAGCATGCATCCACATGAATCTCATGAGCATCATcagctttcttcttcttcgtcgTCTTCTTCGACTCAACATTTTTATGGATCTTCAAGTTTTTTGGCTGATAATCCACGTCAAGATTTCCCTCGCACATGGAGCCAACTACTTCT GGCTGGATTATCTGgtgatcaagaaaaatctaGCAtgagtcattttcatcatcagTATAAGAAGCTGGATAACTGGGAAGAAATCCAAAATTTGAATTCcatccataataataataatattccaTGTTCAAGTTTTAGGGTTCCTGTTGTTGATGTAAAACCAGAAGTGGGCCAACTACTGTACGGTAATTACCAAGATTTGCCAGCAACTTCATCACCAGCTAGCTCTTGTGTCACCACTAATTTACGCCATGATAATTTCAACTTCTCAGCTGGTAATAAAATTACCAGTAACAAAGTGGAAGCTAAGCATCAACGTCAAGATCATTCATCTGAG TGTAACAGCACAAGCAGTGGTGGGATGACTAAGAAGGCTAGAGTTCAACATTCCTCAGCTCAGCCATCTCTCAAG GTGAGAAAAGAGAAGCTAGGGGATAGGATAACAGCACTGCACCAACTTGTTTCTCCATTTGGAAAG GCATTGAGCTCTCCATACATGGGCAATAATGTAGCAGGAAGCATTGGTCACACTCACCAGCAATCT GATTCTCAACATAGAGTGAAGGATTTGAAGAGCAGAGGACTGTGTTTGGTTCCTATATCTTGTACACAACATGTTGCAAGTGACAATACTGTTGGAGATTACTGGGCCCCAGCACTAGGAGGAGGATATTTATAA
- the LOC132055435 gene encoding peroxisome biogenesis protein 2-like isoform X2 has product MDRETLASSFNPPEEDAWRTTYNNLLPRWQSLASSHQSAIPISISRVNQVDAGRLDIEMSAMLKEQLVKVFSLMKPGMLFQYEPELDAFLEFLIWRFSIWVDKPTPGNALMNLRYRDERVVEVREKVRTGLEGPGLTVAQRIWYCVATVGGQYMWARLQSFSAFRRWGDSEQRSVARRAWLLIQRMEGIYKAASFSNLLLFLYTGRYRNLIERALRARLVYGRPNMNRAVSFEYMNRQLVWNEFSELLLLLLPLLNSSSVKNILHPFSKDKSSDSTVDDTVCPICQGKPTIPFLAVPCQHRSSLFLLPWSLEPTTFGLKV; this is encoded by the exons ATGGATAGAGAAACCCTAGCTTCATCATTCAACCCGCCAGAAGAAGATGCTTGGCGCACTACCTACAATAATTTACTTCCTCGATGGCAGTCACTTGCTTCATCTCATCAG TCTGCTATTCCAATTTCAATATCAAGAGTTAATCAGGTAGATGCAGGAAGATTGGACATTGAAATGTCGGCCATGCTAAAGGAACAGTTGGTTAAGGTCTTCTCTTTGATGAAG CCAGGAATGCTATTTCAATATGAGCCAGAACTTGATGCTTTCTTGGAGTTCCTTATCTGGCGGTTTTCTATCTGGGTTGATAAGCCTACACCGGGTAATGCGTTAATGAATCTGAGATATAGAGATGAACGAGTGGTTGAAGTGAGAGAAAAAG TTCGAACAGGATTGGAGGGACCTGGACTTACTGTTGCTCAGAGGATATGGTACTGTGTCGCTACTGTTGGTGGTCAATATATGTGGGCTCGTCTTCAATCATTTTCTGCTTTCCGGAGATGGGGCGACTCTGAGCAG AGGTCTGTGGCACGCCGAGCATGGTTGTTAATACAACGCATGGAGGGGATCTATAAAGCAGCATCTTTCAGCAATCTACTTCTCTTTCTTTACACAGGAAG GTATAGGAATCTCATTGAAAGAGCTTTAAGAGCCAGACTTGTTTATGGGAGGCCAAATATGAACAGAGCCGTGAGCTTCGAGTACATGAACCGCCAATTGGTGTGGAATGAATTCTCG GAATTGCTGCTCTTGCTTCTTCCCCTTCTCAATTCATCATCCGTCAAGAATATTCTTCATCCATTCTCAAAGGACAAATCTTCAGATTCTACAGTGGATGACACTGTGTGCCCAATCTGCCAAGGAAAGCCAACAATTCCATTTTTAGCTGTACCTTGTCAGCACAG GAGCTCCCTCTTTTTGCTCCCTTGGTCACTTGAACCGACAACCTTCGGGTTGAAGGTGTAG
- the LOC132055435 gene encoding peroxisome biogenesis protein 2-like isoform X1: protein MDRETLASSFNPPEEDAWRTTYNNLLPRWQSLASSHQSAIPISISRVNQVDAGRLDIEMSAMLKEQLVKVFSLMKPGMLFQYEPELDAFLEFLIWRFSIWVDKPTPGNALMNLRYRDERVVEVREKVRTGLEGPGLTVAQRIWYCVATVGGQYMWARLQSFSAFRRWGDSEQRSVARRAWLLIQRMEGIYKAASFSNLLLFLYTGRYRNLIERALRARLVYGRPNMNRAVSFEYMNRQLVWNEFSELLLLLLPLLNSSSVKNILHPFSKDKSSDSTVDDTVCPICQGKPTIPFLAVPCQHSYCYYCLQTRCSAAPSFRCPRCGEPIAAMQRHGGSVNNISQKQ, encoded by the exons ATGGATAGAGAAACCCTAGCTTCATCATTCAACCCGCCAGAAGAAGATGCTTGGCGCACTACCTACAATAATTTACTTCCTCGATGGCAGTCACTTGCTTCATCTCATCAG TCTGCTATTCCAATTTCAATATCAAGAGTTAATCAGGTAGATGCAGGAAGATTGGACATTGAAATGTCGGCCATGCTAAAGGAACAGTTGGTTAAGGTCTTCTCTTTGATGAAG CCAGGAATGCTATTTCAATATGAGCCAGAACTTGATGCTTTCTTGGAGTTCCTTATCTGGCGGTTTTCTATCTGGGTTGATAAGCCTACACCGGGTAATGCGTTAATGAATCTGAGATATAGAGATGAACGAGTGGTTGAAGTGAGAGAAAAAG TTCGAACAGGATTGGAGGGACCTGGACTTACTGTTGCTCAGAGGATATGGTACTGTGTCGCTACTGTTGGTGGTCAATATATGTGGGCTCGTCTTCAATCATTTTCTGCTTTCCGGAGATGGGGCGACTCTGAGCAG AGGTCTGTGGCACGCCGAGCATGGTTGTTAATACAACGCATGGAGGGGATCTATAAAGCAGCATCTTTCAGCAATCTACTTCTCTTTCTTTACACAGGAAG GTATAGGAATCTCATTGAAAGAGCTTTAAGAGCCAGACTTGTTTATGGGAGGCCAAATATGAACAGAGCCGTGAGCTTCGAGTACATGAACCGCCAATTGGTGTGGAATGAATTCTCG GAATTGCTGCTCTTGCTTCTTCCCCTTCTCAATTCATCATCCGTCAAGAATATTCTTCATCCATTCTCAAAGGACAAATCTTCAGATTCTACAGTGGATGACACTGTGTGCCCAATCTGCCAAGGAAAGCCAACAATTCCATTTTTAGCTGTACCTTGTCAGCACAG CTACTGTTACTACTGTCTTCAAACACGGTGCTCCGCTGCTCCGTCTTTTCGTTGCCCCCGATGTGGCGAACCGATTGCTGCTATGCAACGACATGGTGGTTCGGTCAACAACATAAGTCAGAAACAATAA
- the LOC132055436 gene encoding protein THYLAKOID ASSEMBLY 8, chloroplastic has protein sequence MASSISTSLNFTLQHSSLTPSLTTRRKISVRCGPRSNRGPLVKGRILSIEAIQAIQALKRAQRTDPTQIEPQISKTLNRLIKADLIAAYKELLRQDLCDLALKVFPFVQSECDVPDLGLYADMVLALTRTGLTQHVDELICGLEKEGKIQCDDDKGLVRLVRALVEGEQVESTVRVYELMKRSGWGSRFEIDEYVAKVLRRGFKRFGKEELADEVDGQLQRLYPVILGKQ, from the coding sequence ATGGCTTCCTCAATATCCACAAGCCTCAATTTCACTTTACAACATTCTTCACTAACCCCTTCGCTAACCACCAGAAGAAAAATCTCAGTGCGATGCGGTCCACGAAGCAACCGTGGACCTCTAGTCAAAGGTCGTATACTCAGCATCGAAGCAATCCAAGCAATTCAAGCTTTAAAACGAGCTCAAAGAACTGACCCGACCCAAATCGAACCACAAATCTCAAAAACCCTAAATCGTTTAATCAAAGCAGATCTAATTGCTGCTTATAAAGAGCTTTTACGACAAGATCTTTGCGATTTAGCCCTCAAAGTTTTCCCATTCGTTCAATCAGAATGTGATGTTCCTGATTTAGGGCTTTATGCTGATATGGTTTTAGCTTTGACCCGAACCGGGTTGACCCAACatgttgatgaattgatttgTGGTTTAGAGAAAGAGGGGAAAATTCAGTGTGATGATGATAAGGGGCTTGTTAGGTTAGTGAGGGCTTTGGTTGAAGGTGAACAAGTTGAATCAACTGTTAGGGTTTATGAATTGATGAAAAGGAGTGGATGGGGTTCTAGATTTGAGATTGATGAATATGTTGCTAAGGTTTTAAGGAGAGGGTTTAAGAGATTTGGGAAAGAGGAATTGGCTGATGAAGTTGATGGACAATTACAAAGATTGTATCCTGTAATTTTGGGGAAACAATAG